One Rhipicephalus microplus isolate Deutch F79 chromosome 4, USDA_Rmic, whole genome shotgun sequence genomic window carries:
- the LOC142814144 gene encoding uncharacterized protein LOC142814144, whose product MAQSRTTDPDIPASTTLRSGRVLSNSPPITDGVQASTAAPHHDCSEAISRGFSLFAQELKTSGFGCASFGSFNENEIPYFQGFKDDPTNWVSVINSVALKYSWSDTIKKSVAEGRLRGSAQAWHRFQGSTYATWQTWSAALISAFAPLPSAYDDRFMTMRSRRQGATEDVATYIYDKLDLLQACDIQWTSSAARQYIIDGIHDSTHAAVLSAYNHPVHISTFVRQAMELQDTSHRRAAAVGPKESASPRRGCYTCGRIGHGYKSCPQSQPQAMQYQSRPLPTLKVRVDGIGELTALVDTGAQRTALLRRHASEPLQPWTEPPLRGLGGDVLPVGALNLQLNTEAGSKFLSSVPVFDDLPTDMVLGADYLLSGEVRLTVEGSTVNLHPVAPSVPPAQSQGVDQLQRGRV is encoded by the exons atggcgcagtcgcgaactactgaccccgatatccctgcgtccactacacttcgaagtggacgagtgctctcgaactccccaccgatcacggacggcgtccaagcctccacggcggcaccgcatcatgactgcagcgaggccatttctcgaggcttctctctgttcgcccaagagctcaagacatccgggtttggctgcgcctcttttggatcgttcaacgagaacgaaattccatattttcagggattcaaggatgaccctaccaactgggtaagcgtgataaactcggttgcccttaaatactcgtggagcgacacgattaagaagtcggtcgctgaaggacgtttgcgaggatctgcccaagcgtggcatcgtttccaaggcagtacatacgctacatggcaaacatggagcgcggccctgatatccgcgtttgcgccgcttccgagcgcttacgacgaccgtttcatgaccatgcggtcacgccggcaaggtgcaaccgaggacgtcgcgacttacatctacgacaagctggaccttttacaagcttgcgatatacagtggacctcctccgcagccaggcagtacatcatcgacgggatccatgactcgacgcacgcagccgtcttgtccgcctacaaccacccagtccacatctccactttcgtacgccaggcaatggagttgcaggacacgtctcatcgccgggcggctgcagttggcccaaaggagtcagcttcaccgagacgcggatgctatacgtgtggccgcatcgggcatgggtataaaagctgcccacaaagtcaacctcaagcgatgcaatatcaatcacgcccacttccaaccctcaaggtccgcgtcgacggcatcggagaactgacagctctcgttgataccggagctcaacgtacggcgttgcttcgccgccacgcctccgaacctctccagccttggactgagccaccactgcggggtctcggtggcgacgtactaccggtcggtgccctaaacctgcaactcaacaccgaggccggcagcaagtttttgtcctcggtgcccgtcttcgacgacctgcccacagacatggttttaggggccgactacctgctctccggggaagtgcgcctcacggtggaaggaagtaccgtcaacctccatcctgtggctccaagtgtgcctccggcgcaatcccaag gagtagaccagctgcagcgtggccgagtgtaa